Within the candidate division KSB1 bacterium genome, the region AAAATCCCATTCTGTTCGAATGCGTCCCCGCCGGCGCACAGGGCACCTTCTCCCTGCTCTACGTCCCCTTCGACCTGATTGGCCAGCCCGAAAGCGAAATCCGCAAGCAGGCCCTTGCAGATTTGCAACTTGTGGCCAAAGGCATCAAAGAGATGATGCTCACCTACGGCTTCTCCGCCAAGCGCACGAGCGGGTATGGGGTGGCGCAGGATGAGATTCAGGGCCGGGTACAAACACGCGTTGACAATAAAGCCCTGACACGCCTAAGCCAATTGGTACAGGAGGTGTCTAATGTCTCGTGCTAAAGCGGAACCGGCAAAGATCTTGTTAAAGCCGGTTGTAAAGGCGCTGGAACAGGGTCTGACTGATGACTTGGTAGCCGTAGCTCTTTTCGGGTCACGGGCACGCGGTGACGCCGAACCGGAAAGCGATTGGGACCTCTTAATTATTGCCCACAACCTTCCTAAAAGGATGCTCCCGCGTCATTTTTATCTCAAATCCATGCTTCCCAGAGAATGGTGCGCTCGTATCTCGCTTCTGGCAAAAACTCCTCAAGAGTTCGAAGCCCAACTTCCTTCGCTTTATTTGGATATTGCGCTGGATGCCCTTGTGCTTTTTGATCCGCAAGGCTATCTCCATGAAAAATTTCGCAAACTTTGCTCATGGATAGATAAAATGGGTTTACGACGTGAACGATTGAACGGCGATTGGGTTTGGCGCTGGCAACAAAACCGCCCCGTTGAAT harbors:
- a CDS encoding nucleotidyltransferase domain-containing protein, giving the protein MSRAKAEPAKILLKPVVKALEQGLTDDLVAVALFGSRARGDAEPESDWDLLIIAHNLPKRMLPRHFYLKSMLPREWCARISLLAKTPQEFEAQLPSLYLDIALDALVLFDPQGYLHEKFRKLCSWIDKMGLRRERLNGDWVWRWQQNRPVEWAPSWENIR